The Streptomyces puniciscabiei genomic interval TACCTGATCGCCGAGGAGACCCTGTCCGCGGCGGGCTTCGACTGGTACGAGGTCTCCAACTGGGCCACCTCCGAGGCGGGCCGCTGCCTGCACAACGAGCTGTACTGGCGCGGCGCCGACTGGTGGGGGGCCGGTCCCGGGGCGCACTCGCACGTCGGCGGGGTGCGCTGGTGGAACGTCAAGCATCCGGGGGCGTACGCGGCGGCCCTGGCGTCGGGGAAGTCGCCGGGGGCCGGGCGTGAGCTGCTCTCCGAGGAGGACCGGCGGGTCGAGCGCATCCTGCTGGAGCTGCGGCTGCGCGAGGGTGTGCCGCTGTCCCTGCTGAAGGAGGAGGGGCGCAAAGCATCCCGCCGGGCACTGTCGGAGGGGCTCCTCCAGCAGGGCCCGTACGACGACGGGTGGGCCGTGCTGACCCTGCGGGGGCGGCTGCTGGCGGACGCGGTGGTGCGGGACCTGGTGGACTGATCACTCCGGCGGGTGAATCACAGCGGAACGCCGGTTCGGTCCCTAACCTGGTTCCTAGGCTGCCGCTGACAGTACGCGGCGAATGTGGAGGCCACGGAGATGACCGCTGTGGACGAACGTGGAGTCGCAGAGTTCTTCGAGGGGTTCGAGCCGCCCGACGGACTCAAGGTGGAGCTCCTGCGGGGGGAAATCGTGATGATGGCCAGCCCGGACCTGGTCCATAACCTGATCGTCAGCGATGTTCAGGACCAGATCCCGCGTCGGCATTGGGCACGCCTTCAGACTCAGGACCTCGACATCGTGGATGAGGCCAGCGAGCCAGTTCCTGATCTTGTGGTTGCGGCTCCTGAAATGCTGCCTGCTTCGGGGCGTCTTCTCCCGGCCAGTCTCATCACCATGGTCGTTGAGGTGGTGTCGAAGACCAGCGTCGAGCGGGATTACTGCGTCAAGCGCTCCATCTACGCGGCAGGCGGGATCCCCGTCTACCTCATCGTCGACCCGATCATGGCCCAGTGCGTCCTGCTGACGCGACCCGAAGGTGAGGGGGAGAGGGCCGACTACCAGGGGCAGGAGGTCAGGAAGTTCGGTCTTCCGGTGCTTCTGGAGGCGCTGGGTGTCGAACTGGACACCAGCGGTTTCGGCACCCTCCCCGACGTCAAGCCCCACCGCTTCCCGCTGCCGTGACGAAGTCGATCAGCTCCTCCACCCGCCCCAGCAGCTCCGGCTCCAGGTCCTTGTAGGACCCCACCCGCTTCAGGATCGCCTGCCACACCGCCCCGGTGTTCTCCGACGGCCAGCCCAGCGCCCGGCACACCCCCGTCTTCCAGTCCTGCCCCTTCGGCACCGTCGGCCACGCCTCGATCCCCAGCGCGGCCGGCTTCACCGCCTGCCAGATGTCGATGTACGGGTGGCCGACCACCAAGGCGTGTTCACTCGTCACCGCCTCCGCGATCCGCCACTCCTTCGTGCCCGGCACCAGGTGGTCCACCAGGACCCCCAGGCGCGCGTCCGGCCCCGGTGCGAAGGACTCGACGATCCTCGGCAGGTCGTCCACGCCCTCCAGGTACTCCACCACCACACCCTCGATGCGCAGGTCGTCGCCCCACACCTTCTCGACCAGCTCGGCGTCGTGCCGCCCCTCGACGTAGATACGGCCGGCGCGGGCCACGCGGGCGCGGGCGCCGGGTACGGCGACCGAGCCGGAGGCCGTACGGGTGGGTCGTGCCGGAGCCGAGGCCGGCGACGGCCGTACGAGCGTCACCACGCGCCCCTCCAGCAAGAAGCCCCTCGGCTCCAGCGGGAACACCCGGTGCTTTCCGAAACGGTCCTCCAGCGTCACCGTGCCCGCCTCGCAGCGGATCACCGCCCCGCAGAACCCGGTGCCGGGCTCCTCCACCACCAGGCCCGGCTCCGCCGGTACCTCCGGCGCGGGCTTCTGCTTCTTCCACGGCGGGGTCAGGTCGGCGGAGTACTGGCGCATTCGAGTGACGATAGGAGAAGCCGAACGGCCGCGCTCACGACACGCCGAAACGGGCTGCCAGCTGGTCGCGCTGCCGTCGTACGAACCCCGCGTCCACCACCGCTCCGTGACCGGGCACGTACGCCGCGTCCTCACCGCCCAGCGCGAGCAGCCGGTCGAGCGCGTCCGGCCAGCGGGCCGGGACCGCGTCCGGACCGGCCTGCGGTTCACCGGACTCCTCGACCAGGTCGCCGCAGAAGACCACCTCCGGATCCCCCGGGACCAGCACGGCCAGATCATGGGCCGTGTGCCCCGGGCCCACGTTCGCCAGCAGAACCTGGCGGCCGCCCCCGAGGTCCAGCGTCCACTCGCCGGAGACCAGATGCCGGGGCGGGGCCAGCGCGTCCACCGCCTCGTCGGCGTCGGCCACCGGCACCCCGTTTCTGACCGCGTCCAGGCGCAGCTCCTCCCTGTCGTACGCGAAGACGGCGTCCAGGCCCACCGCCCCGTACACCTCCGCCCCCGCGAAGGCCGCCGCCCCGAAGACGTGGTCGAAGTGGGGATGGGTCAGCGCGAGATGGGTCACACGACCGCCGGCCAGCTCCTCCGCCCTGCCCCGCAGCCGCGCGCCCTCGGCCAGGCTCGAGCCGGCGTCCACCATCAGCGCCGTACCCTCCCCGAGGACCAGTCCGGCCGTGCAGTCCCAGCCGGGCAGCCGGCACCGGCCGACCCCGGTGGCCAGCCGCTCCCACCCCAGCTCTTCCCAAGTCACCGTCATACCGCGACGCTAGCTCCACGAGCCGCCGGGACCGCACCGACCTTGCCCTCGGTGTACCCGACAGCCGTACACTGGGCCCGGGAACGCTGGCACTCCCATGCGAAGAGTGCCAGGCGGACGAACCGCAGAACCGAGTGGAACCGAGGGGACGACGTGCTGGAGGTGCGCGCGGATGCTGAGTGAACGCAGGCTTCAGGTACTGCGCGCCATCGTCCAGGACTACGTCGGCACCGAGGAGCCGGTCGGGTCGAAGGCCCTGACCGAGCGGCACAACCTCGGCGTGTCCCCGGCGACGGTCCGCAACGACATGGCGGCCCTGGAGGACGAGGGGTACATCGCGCAGCCGCACACCAGCGCGGGGCGCATCCCCACCGACAAGGGCTACCGGCTGTTCGTGGACAAGCTGGCGGGCGTCAAGCCGATGACCGCGCCCGAGCGGCGGGCGATCCAGAACTTCCTGGAGGGCGCCGTCGACCTCGACGACGTCGTGGCCCGCACGGTACGGCTGCTCGCGCAGCTCACCCGGCAGGTCGCCGTCGTGCAGTACCCGTCCCTGACCCGGTCCACCGTGCGGCACGTGGAGCTGCTGTCGCTCGCCCCCGCGCGCGTGATGCTCGTGCTGATCACGGACACCGGCCGGGTCGAGCAGCGGATGGTCGACTGCCCGGCGCCCTTCGGCGAGGCCTCCCTCGCCGACCTGCGGGCGCGGCTCAACAGCCGGGTCGCGGGCCGCCGGTTCACGGACGTGCCGCAGCTGGTCGAGGACCTTCCGGAGGCCTTCGAGGCCGAGGACCGCGGTACGGTCTCGACAGTGCTCTCCACCCTCCTGGAGACACTCGTCGAGGAGAACGAGGAGCGGCTGATGATCGGCGGTACGGCCAATCTCACCCGCTTCGGACATGACTTTCCCCTCACGATCCGGCCCGTGCTGGAGGCACTGGAGGAGCAGGTCGTGCTCCTCAAGCTGCTCGGCGAGGCGAAGGATCCGGGCGTGATGGTGCGCATCGGGCACGAGAACGCCCACGAGGGACTCAACTCAACCTCCGTGGTGTCGGTCGGCTACGGTTCGGGCGGCGAGGCGGTTGCCAAGCTCGGCGTGGTCGGACCGACCCGCATGGACTACCCGGGAACGATGGGAGCGGTACGCGCAGTGGCACGGTACGTCGGACAGATCCTGGCGGAGTCGTAAGTGGCCACGGACTACTACGCCGTTCTCGGCGTG includes:
- a CDS encoding Uma2 family endonuclease — translated: MTAVDERGVAEFFEGFEPPDGLKVELLRGEIVMMASPDLVHNLIVSDVQDQIPRRHWARLQTQDLDIVDEASEPVPDLVVAAPEMLPASGRLLPASLITMVVEVVSKTSVERDYCVKRSIYAAGGIPVYLIVDPIMAQCVLLTRPEGEGERADYQGQEVRKFGLPVLLEALGVELDTSGFGTLPDVKPHRFPLP
- a CDS encoding DUF3097 domain-containing protein; this encodes MRQYSADLTPPWKKQKPAPEVPAEPGLVVEEPGTGFCGAVIRCEAGTVTLEDRFGKHRVFPLEPRGFLLEGRVVTLVRPSPASAPARPTRTASGSVAVPGARARVARAGRIYVEGRHDAELVEKVWGDDLRIEGVVVEYLEGVDDLPRIVESFAPGPDARLGVLVDHLVPGTKEWRIAEAVTSEHALVVGHPYIDIWQAVKPAALGIEAWPTVPKGQDWKTGVCRALGWPSENTGAVWQAILKRVGSYKDLEPELLGRVEELIDFVTAAGSGGA
- the hrcA gene encoding heat-inducible transcriptional repressor HrcA yields the protein MLSERRLQVLRAIVQDYVGTEEPVGSKALTERHNLGVSPATVRNDMAALEDEGYIAQPHTSAGRIPTDKGYRLFVDKLAGVKPMTAPERRAIQNFLEGAVDLDDVVARTVRLLAQLTRQVAVVQYPSLTRSTVRHVELLSLAPARVMLVLITDTGRVEQRMVDCPAPFGEASLADLRARLNSRVAGRRFTDVPQLVEDLPEAFEAEDRGTVSTVLSTLLETLVEENEERLMIGGTANLTRFGHDFPLTIRPVLEALEEQVVLLKLLGEAKDPGVMVRIGHENAHEGLNSTSVVSVGYGSGGEAVAKLGVVGPTRMDYPGTMGAVRAVARYVGQILAES
- a CDS encoding MBL fold metallo-hydrolase; the protein is MTVTWEELGWERLATGVGRCRLPGWDCTAGLVLGEGTALMVDAGSSLAEGARLRGRAEELAGGRVTHLALTHPHFDHVFGAAAFAGAEVYGAVGLDAVFAYDREELRLDAVRNGVPVADADEAVDALAPPRHLVSGEWTLDLGGGRQVLLANVGPGHTAHDLAVLVPGDPEVVFCGDLVEESGEPQAGPDAVPARWPDALDRLLALGGEDAAYVPGHGAVVDAGFVRRQRDQLAARFGVS